The Hippocampus zosterae strain Florida chromosome 10, ASM2543408v3, whole genome shotgun sequence genome contains the following window.
ctctaattaaaaaaaagtaatcacatGAGGGCAGGAAAACAAACTGCTTCTGATGGCCGGTCAACCGACAGAGACGGTGATTAGCGCAATAAATGCATCCGGGGTGAAGTATTGACCATGATCCCTTTCACAAACATGTAACACAACAGCATTAATGCGGTGTCAGTGTTTCAGACACCCCATtaacataaaaatgttttaaaatgacaaaataagacaTACACTGTACAGGTTTTGAAGTGGAAAACAGGAGTGTGACACAAAAAATGTCTAACAACAAAAAGCGTAACACGAATGgtgtaacacaaaaaaatgtgtcacacAGAGTTACGTCATACTGACATGTAACACAAATCGATGTAATGTAAACGTGTAACACTAGAAGAGTAACACAGACATGATTAACAGATATACGAGACACAAGTGTGGTGTTGGTGCAGTTACAATACCTGCCAGAAGATGGTGTCGATGGTACTTCCCAGGAAACCTTCTCTGGTTTCAGAAGAGAGAAGTTTTGGGCCCAGGATGGTCATGAACTCCTCAAAGTCCACCTGGCCATCACCttcacaataaaacacaaattaacATCTCTACATATACATGGTCACGTGGCAGATGGTGCTTCatcctttcaaaataaactaACTACAATATATGGAGGCCAGGTCttcattctttcaaaataaaagctaacaCGCGACAAGGAGGCAAGTTCTtccttctttcaaaataaaagctaacgCGTGACAAGGTCACACGAAGGATGATTCTTCATCCGCTCAATATTAAAAGTTACCACTCCACAACTTCCTGTGTTGACAGATTCTTTATTGTTTCAAAGTGATAGCTGTGGCTTCGTGGCCTGACTAAAAGGGTCAAAGCCGGAAGTCCAACAACAACGAACCATGCAGGCTGGTTCTTCATCCTTCCAGAATAAAAGTTAACACATCCAACcatgcatgcatacatacagAACAACCCACAGCACAGTTAATTCTTcatcccttcaaaataaaagctaacaGACCATAAGTTCACATGaggcctttcaaaataaaagatacCACACTACAAGGTCACAAATCAGGTGATTCTTaatcctttcaaaataaaagctgactcACTACAATGTTATGTAGAGGCTGATTCTTcatcctttcaaaataaaaactaggAAACAGTGGTTGATTGTTCatccttttcaaaataaaaatcaccactCCATAAGAAGAGTTGTGAATAGCTCTtcagcaatcattttttttttcaaaataaaagatgccACATAACATAGTCTCATGGCAGCTGGCTtttcatcttttgaaaacaaaaaacaaaacaaaacaactcacTCGTGTTTCATCACGGCTGCTGGTTCTTtgtactttcaaaataaaagtcagacacatgaaggtcacaaaacaaattgtTCTTCAAcctttagaaaaataaaaactgacatATCGCTGCTAGCTCCATTTCTCTGTTGCATCATCAAGCGAATGCTTTGCGTCAGGAGTGACAACTAATGATGAATTATTAAGCAGGCATGcaaaatgcgtgtgtgtgtgtgtgtgcgtgtgtgtgtgagcctcTCTCACCATCCATGTCGAGCCGCTGCATAATGATGGCGAGCTCCACCTCGCTGGGCATGTATCCCAGCGAGCGCATGGCCATTCCCAGCTCCTGCTTTGAGATGAAACCGTTCCCATCACGATCCAGAACCTTGAAGGCCTCCCGGATCTCTGCCACACAAAAAGGAAGTGCACCGAGTCAACTTAACAATCTTTGATGTGCATAACCAATGTAATTAACTGATagtttaaataaaattaaactatcagtttacaaaattaaaagcatgaagaagaggcagagaagatTCCCAACAGAGTAATTAATATGCGTGTGACAAATGGTGAACTGTgtggtttggttgaacattttgatgTTTAACAATGCAATGTTAAGTTCTCTTTAGTCATATGTGATGCTGCATCATGTGCGATGACGAAGCAAGTGATTGAACGTTAAAATCACCGTGGCATCATGCTAATTTTTGTTTGTCCATCAAGGGTGTTTTGCATTACATTTTCAGCAAGCTAGTAAGCTTGCTGAAAATTAATTGTCGCTTCAAACTTCAAGCGACAAATAAACAAAGCTTGAAGCAGACATGCTTTCGCATCTTATTTGCTGAACTGTGCAAGAAAgagtcttcttttcattttccccAAAGTGATACTATACGAAAGTCTCCCATTTCTTGACAgcgaaaaaaaactaaactcaaTGGGGGCTTGGCCGACCATTGTaaaaacccattaaaaaaacatcagcaATAAAGCAACAGTACAAAGGAGGAACAGCAATATCGCAGGGGAGCACTGTTTTATATATAGAAGATGAACTTACGTTGCAGATATTGTCCATGCTTAtgaatatgaatgaaatatggACTTATTAATTCAGCGCCGATGCTTTCCAGCATATGAACACTTTTGACACAACCTCTCACTCTCGCCCTCTCTGCAGATGCAATTTTCCAGGTGGCGCCTTAATGTGACACCATTGGATTCCCATTAAGTgagcgcatgcgtgtgtgtgcacgtgcgcgtgGTGCAGAATAATCCATCGGGTGCTCGAGCCTCTGAGCAATCACGGTGCTAAACAAAATCCACAACAACATCAGCCTGTATAATAAAAGTCAACGGCGTGCATGTCCGTAGAGTGCTGTTAGCAATTAGCAGCTCTTGCCATTATTAACTATTAagcaaataaaaagtaaatgtcCCAAAACTGGATTTATCACCAAAATGGCCGCGGGAGCACACGGAGGCTGATGGCCTTCAAACGACCTTCACATCGACTTACTGGCTACAACCTGCAAAAGAAAACCAATGCAATTATAGATCTCAGTTAGGCAATAtatattatgtttattttttgtatacGTACACTGATGCTCtatatcagtggttcttaatctgggttcgatcgaatcctaggggtttggtgaataagtctcaggggttcgacagagcctctaccATGGAGgataagacacacccgactcaacgtgTCAATTAGTTCTGACAcgtccgcttggccatcactggctggttcattttatacacgattaaaaaaaataattaattaaaaaagtatactttatgcttatactaattgtgtttagtttttttcagttttttataaatgcattttttatgtcttgaattagtaaaaagaaaaaaaatcacatttttatttttcaggaatgaagggttcggtgaatgggCACAtggactggttgggttcggtacctctaacacagcggcggatgctggtctgtcaaggaggggaagctcaattttggcctgcatcataaaatgtgtccgttttttTATACATGAATACTACCGGtactctctgttccttttcaaaaaaatgagaagGTTGCCTTCActataagatcggtgattggctcattttactgtcaatcaaaaagagattcagcctcagacagatcatccaatcatcatgtaGAAAGCTGAGTTTCCGAGCCAGCCTATAAAcggccactgtccatagactcccaaagacgctgagcgtccaatgggcgggacaaaaccagcaattatccaatgactcgtctcgtttcaatgcattgggacaacctacactaAACTCTCAcgagacgcccagcgtccgcgcggtcgacgctcagcgtccccacagtttaaagcacagtgaagctgcgggaatgaatgagaagagagtcgcgtcgtaaccagtaataagaagctgattcggaacaaaagttgagtcaatgacatgtccacgcaattgtacgcacacacatataatttgatcacttactttttgacattttaggggacgctaagcttcccttgcagtcttagagcaatcgcctgtgctctaacaaggttaagaaccactgctctaaatgctATAAATGTATGTACAAGTTCATTCGATTATGTGTGTTCATAATGTTGTAAGTGCATTATGCTGTATGTGTTTTATACTTAAAAGGTTATTTATAGAATTGTACAGTATGTTATAGTATGGAGGGTCTTTATGGTAGATGCCCTTTGTACAGCCAGAAAATTTTCAGCACGGTGGCCAATATGACAACTCACTTaggttaaaaaaagagagaaaaaaaagacatgagcaCATATAAACGTGCAAACGTGCATTTCCATGAGTGAGGGTGAGCCGCCTTGCCTAGCTAGCAAACATGGCCGGTTTCATGAACCAAGACTACCAAACTCATCGTACAAGCAGGAACAAACCTtaggaaaaaagaaacatgaagcAATATCTTGAGGTGGGCGGATTACCTCGGCAAAGGAAAGGTGCTCGCTGACACAAATTTAGGCAGATTTGTGCAAGAATATTTGAGAGTAATGGGCCTTTTGTAGATTTTGGAGTTTACAGTAGATCATGCGAAATGGGAGTCAAGGTGTTGCCTTTAGAtttggttctgtttttttttttttaaatatatgtcaCGTGTGTtcattgtgggcggcccggtagtccagcggttagcatgtcgacttcacagtgcagaggtaccgggttcaattccagctccggcctccatgtgtggagtttacatgttctccccaggcctgcgtgggttttctccgagtactccggtttgctcccacgttccaaaaacatgcgtggcaggctgattgaacgcggtaaattgtccctaggtgtgagtgtgagtgcgcatggttgttcgtctctgtgtgccctgcgattggctggcaaccggttcagggtgtcccccgcctactgcccgaagacggctgggataggctccagcaccccccgcgaccctagtgaggtttgagtggttcggaaaatggatggatggatgttcattgTGGTGTACATGTTACATACTGCGTTGTAACATACAGCACTGGCGTGCAGCGCCGCTGCACCagtcagtatgtgtgtgtgtgtgtgtgtgtgtgtgtgttgattagTATGCAGCCCATATTTTTCTGCTCTGACTTTGATGTGTTTAGTTGCACTGCTTGCCGGTTTCTTCTCGAAAAAGTGGGAAAGCTGTGCcgcatatgcacgcacacacacacacacacaaagagacaCTCCACTTTTGGATTATTATAACAAGCTTGAtagaaaataacacaaaacatcTTCAGGCTAACTTGAAACTCCTGACTGAAAAGATGAACAATCTGCTTTTGAGGAGAGCTTGTGCTTGGGGTTCATAATGAgataaaatagaaaatgtttCTTATTGCGCTTGTGTGGTACCGTTTCGAAATGGTGCAGCTCACATCAAAGAGAAAAATGGAATGGAAATACTGTATGATGAGATGTGACTCACCATGGAGTTCCTCCACAGAGATACTGGCCAACACGTCGCTGTCAGTGTCCGAGAGCGAGCGGCTCAGGTAGTTGCCTTTGTACAGCAGGCCTGCCGTCACATGATGGAACGGCATCTTCTCCCTGGCAACACACAACAACGCTATCAGATTAAGTtttttggtgaagcagcatgtcaCTCCTTGCCTAAAGTTGTTGTACCCTTAAATGTCTGCTTCCAATCAAAATGACATGCTTCCTGTTGCCTTTTCAGCCAtggcttttttgtgggtctattaATGATAGACATGACAACCAATTTTCACGCTGGTGAATCAGATTGGCTTTAGGAGCTGACTGTTCAAAACATTCCTAGTCTAGTTTGTGTTTCATAGCAAGTCACCACACTTAGCTGCCATGCTCTGGCCACACTCAATGagcgaaaatgaaaaaaaaaatcaccatttgGCATCATATACAGTACCTATGTAGCATACATGATTCACATTCGGGAGCAATTAGACACGAGCCCGACAAATGGTCTATCTTTGAAGGACATTAAGAAAATGACCTTAGAATggccacttcaaaccaaaatggcagccttcctgtgtttgTCCagtcatggcttcttgagacttttttgtaggTCAACTTAGGATCATCATGTTATCCATATTTCCTGTTTCTAATTCAAACGAGCTTCAGGGTAtgattgtctttttcttttttttttaaatccagttgGGTGCTAAAAAGGCTGTTGGAAACCAAAACGtgagactttgtgtgttttcaaaca
Protein-coding sequences here:
- the caln1 gene encoding calcium-binding protein 8, whose translation is MPFHHVTAGLLYKGNYLSRSLSDTDSDVLASISVEELHEIREAFKVLDRDGNGFISKQELGMAMRSLGYMPSEVELAIIMQRLDMDGDGQVDFEEFMTILGPKLLSSETREGFLGSTIDTIFWQFDMQRITLEELKHVLFYAFRDHLTMKDIENIIINEEESLKENAGNCQTEFEGVHPSKKNRQTCVRKSLICAFAMAFIISVMLIAANQMLRNGME